The DNA segment GTTCTGCTGGTAAAATTTTACTATCGTGTATCTGCAAAATAACTCCTATTCAAACATCTTTCTATACCAAGGTAAATTTGGCTCTAGCAAATTTGCATCTTTTAATGATGACGACTCCAGTTTCTGCTTGTAAACGTCAGCAGAAATTTCTCTGCCCGTGCGAACGTAAAGATCGTAAATTTGCATATCTAAGTAGTAAATAGCTAGTTTAAATTTAACAAGCATAGTTTCTATTAGCGGTCTAAATTTCGTATAAGGATAGCTGTATAGAAATTTTTCTATCTCGCTTACGCTATCTTGCATAAGTTTTTGGTTGCGATTTGGTCTAGAAAATGAGTCAAAATTTGCCTTAATCTTTAAATATTGTGCAAATTCTGTCTTTTCGCCATTGTCACCATACTTTTTTATATATTCATCAAGATAGTGGTTTGCTAAAATATACTCCTCGTCATTTGCGTGAGCCTGTGCTAAAATCAGCAAAATTTGCTCTAAAAGCGGACTTGCTACATGCTCACTCGCCATTGAGATGTAGTGTTTATCAGCACTCTCAAGGTCGTTTGCTTTTATATCTGAAACGATCTGTTCATACCACTCATCTGGACTTAAATTGTAAAGTTCAGTATACTTTTCGGCACAACCTGACATAACAAAAAAGGCAAAAAAGATAGCCGTAAATTTCAAAATTTTTGACATAAAAATCCTTTGATATATTTTATTAATGCCGTTATTTTACATTATTTTGGCATATTTTGGCATAAAATTTTAATTTTTTTGTTTTTTAACCATAAAAATGATACAATAAAGCGAACTTATTAAAGGAGTTAGGAAATGATATTTAACGTAAAAAGTCCAATATTAGGCTTTGAACATATAAAAACAATGGAGCTTATAGAGCTTGATAAATTTTTTGTAAAGCTACAAAGCAAAGATGATAGCACATCTTTTACGATGATAAATCCATACGCACTTAGGGATTATGAATTTGAAGTA comes from the Campylobacter mucosalis genome and includes:
- a CDS encoding outer membrane protein assembly factor BamD — translated: MSKILKFTAIFFAFFVMSGCAEKYTELYNLSPDEWYEQIVSDIKANDLESADKHYISMASEHVASPLLEQILLILAQAHANDEEYILANHYLDEYIKKYGDNGEKTEFAQYLKIKANFDSFSRPNRNQKLMQDSVSEIEKFLYSYPYTKFRPLIETMLVKFKLAIYYLDMQIYDLYVRTGREISADVYKQKLESSSLKDANLLEPNLPWYRKMFE